Genomic DNA from Verrucomicrobiia bacterium:
CACGTTGTCCCACCAACGTACCTGCACCTTTCAATAAAACAGCGCATGGATAACGTCGCAAAAAATCTTTCAACGCATCGCTTCGCGCAAACGTCCGTCCGCCCAACAACCGCTTCATCTCCCCTGGATGCGGTGTCAACAAAACCTTTTCATGCAACAAGCCCAATAAAGTTTGACTATTAGCCAACACCGTTAAAGCGTCCGCATCCAAAACCACACGCCGCGATCGATCCGTCAACAAACGCAGCAAAAAATCTTCCACCTCCTGAGTGACTCCCAATCCAGGTCCTGCCACGATGACCGCATGCTCCGAAAATTCCAATAAACTTTCTTCCACCTTTTCAAAAGGCCTTACCAAAGCTTCCGCTACAGAAGAGGCTACCACTTCATAAATTGTCTTGGGCACATGCACCGTCACCAATCCCGTGCCCGAAGCAAGCGCGCCTTCAGTTGCCAAAATTGCCGCCCCAGCCGTTCCCATTTTGCCCGCTACCAAATGAACATGACCGCAACTCCCCTTATGCGAAGACCATTTACGATAAGGAATCCTTTGACAAGCTTCGGCGCGATCAAAAAAATAAATATCCGCTTTTAACGCATCGCACGCGTCGTGAGGAATCGGCAACGGCACCACCTCAACCCGACCCACAAAATCCTGAGTTTCCTCATGAAAAAGCCCCAATTTAGGAAAACCGCAACACAACGTAATATCAGCCTTAACTGCGTTTTCCTGAATCTCACCCGTATCAGCCGAAACACCCGTTGGTACATCAATCGCCACCACCGAATTCCTACCCGCTTGCAAAAAAGATTTCGTCACAAACCTAATTTCATCCTTAAGCTTGCCTTGAGCTCCAATCCCCAACAAAGCATCCACCATGACGATACGACGTGAAAGCGGCACCTCACATTTCTCAATCGGTTCCACATCCGGCTCGTTTAAAGAATAAGGCGAAAAACAACGCACTTTTTTCTTTTTTTCCGCTAAATAACGCGATGCCCACAATCCATCTGCCCCATTATTACCCTTACCACAAAAAAACCAAAAGGCTTCTGCCTGCTCAAAATGAACCAGTAAATAATCCGCTATCCCCTTAGCCGCCGCCAAAATCAACCCTTCCTCGTGAATTCCGGCCTTTAATGCCGCTTTCTCTAAGGAACGCATCTGAGCTACCGATATAATTTTCATATTTTCATGAGCAACTTAATCTGCTAAGCAAAAAGAGTCATTGACAGATAGGACAGTTTCTTGGAAAAGTAAGAAGTTTAAAGGATAAAGACAAGCGAAAGAGTTTCAAATGAATAACAAAATTATTTTATATGTAGCCCTTGCAGCATCACTTTTGGCTGCTGTAGTTTCTTTCAAAACCTCTTTGGAAAAGAAAAAGCTAACCCAAGATCTCGCTACTACTACTGAAACACTCAATCAAACCCAAAACAAACTCGCTGACACCACGAAACGCTTGCAAGAAACCACTCAAGCCAAAGAAACACTTGATGCCAAAGTAGCGTCCCTAAATTCTGAAGTGGAAAATGTTAAGGCATCTCTAGCAGCAGCCGAAGCAAAAACTACCGAACTCCAAACCGCGCTCACTAACTCAGAAACCCAAATTAAAGAATCCGAAGCCAAGCTGGCTCAAATTCAAGAAATGTTTGGCGACAAATCTCCCGACGAAATCGTGGCTGACGCAGAACAAGCCAAGAGCGAAGCAGAAGATCTACGCAATCAACTTCGTATTGCTGAAGATAAGCTGGCTGCAGTGCAAGGTCAGGTTACTAAATATCAAGCCGAAGAAGAACTTCGTCGCAAAGGTGTTAGCCCTCCAGGAGTGACGGGTAAAATCGTAGCTTACAATTCTCAATGGAACTTTGTTGTTTTGGACATCGGAAAAAATCAAGGAGTCGTCGAAAATTCTGAACTCACCATCGTTCGCAATGATCAAGCCATTGGCAAAATTCGTATCGCTTCCGTCGATCAAACTACATCGGTAGCAGATGTCGTTCGCTTTGAAGAAGGAGCTCGGCCAACATTGGGTGATCTGGTGATCAGTAATTAATTCCATGCGCTTACTTTTTTTCGCCTTATTCTTAAGCGCCCTTTTTTTCCAAGGCTGTGCATCCAACGAGCCAGCTGATCGCGAAGAAGTTTCCACCTTACCCTGGAATCGCCCTCAACGCTGGGAAGGACAAGGCGCCTTAGGCGGAATGATGTCTTCTCAAGAAAACTAACTTTTTTGTTTCGCTAACCCTTAAACTGCAAATTCTCTAGCATTCTAGCGATAACCACCTGACTATCAAAATAACGTTCGGCCAGTTGACGTGCTGCTTTTTGTTCCTCAACAAAATTCTGGTGAACCCTTTCACAACTCCTTTGCGCTTCCGCAAAAGTGCTAAAGGTATGCAATCCCTTACCCACCGGCAAAACCTGGCTAATGCCGGTGTCTTGCAAAACTACCGGACGTCCACTTGCTAAATAACAAACGCTCCTATCACTGAACCAACCCGTTTGAGAAAGCACATATCCCCCCTTCGCCGCACTAAATTCTGCAGAAGAAGAACGAATATAATTCTGGTGATAGATGCTTTTCTCGCTGATTTCTTTCGCGTTTTTTAACTGCCAACCCGCTTCACAAAAGGGCAACAATTCCTCGGCATATGCCTCAATATCCGTCGCAATTTCAAACGATGTTT
This window encodes:
- a CDS encoding NAD(P)H-hydrate dehydratase, with the protein product MKIISVAQMRSLEKAALKAGIHEEGLILAAAKGIADYLLVHFEQAEAFWFFCGKGNNGADGLWASRYLAEKKKKVRCFSPYSLNEPDVEPIEKCEVPLSRRIVMVDALLGIGAQGKLKDEIRFVTKSFLQAGRNSVVAIDVPTGVSADTGEIQENAVKADITLCCGFPKLGLFHEETQDFVGRVEVVPLPIPHDACDALKADIYFFDRAEACQRIPYRKWSSHKGSCGHVHLVAGKMGTAGAAILATEGALASGTGLVTVHVPKTIYEVVASSVAEALVRPFEKVEESLLEFSEHAVIVAGPGLGVTQEVEDFLLRLLTDRSRRVVLDADALTVLANSQTLLGLLHEKVLLTPHPGEMKRLLGGRTFARSDALKDFLRRYPCAVLLKGAGTLVGQRDQEISINSTGNPGMATGGMGDVLAGLCGGLIAQGLDVCAAGRLAAWWHGAAADEALAKQSYETLLPRHVIDYLGRAMRKLRNS